One Deinococcus reticulitermitis genomic region harbors:
- a CDS encoding polysaccharide deacetylase family protein — MGRRRWVAALLASLALPSLLVQVGNLGLVREGRRARREVALTFDDGPDPRSTPRVLDALQAAGMRATFFVLAPSARAYPGLIRRMLAEGHQVEAHAERHHHAWARTPWGAFLDPLRAVRGVAEVTGRPGRFHRPPHGAYTLATVLGQWAAGVRGAHWSLEGRDWHPAFSSARVRARLSERLVPGAVIVLHDAGPGGPTTVETLPGLLAELRERGYRSVPLSELPGAAPQRWSDLRRRAFIRLDAAFDRLGGVRFAGGRRDNLFRIARVPFPLDGVKLGDGGGLRRGAPALEFHVNNPLLVDLGPRASVLQARRSDFPVVARELQTRPELADVEAVFCLSALSPLLGLLGFENLDLPPAYTRRLQRWAGVLRFAYGSAARAQAPRLSVLSRAEFLWRYGPPLEDPPGAYTAQR; from the coding sequence ATGGGTAGGCGGCGCTGGGTGGCGGCCCTGCTCGCCTCCCTCGCCTTGCCCTCCCTGCTCGTGCAGGTCGGCAACCTGGGCCTGGTGCGCGAGGGGCGGCGGGCCCGGCGCGAGGTGGCGCTCACCTTCGACGACGGGCCGGACCCGCGCAGCACGCCGCGGGTGCTGGACGCCTTGCAGGCGGCGGGGATGCGCGCGACCTTCTTCGTCCTCGCTCCTTCGGCGCGTGCCTACCCCGGGCTGATCCGGCGGATGCTCGCCGAGGGGCATCAGGTCGAGGCCCACGCCGAGCGCCACCACCACGCCTGGGCGCGGACCCCCTGGGGCGCCTTCCTCGATCCGCTGCGCGCCGTGCGGGGCGTGGCCGAGGTGACCGGGCGCCCAGGCCGCTTTCACCGCCCACCGCACGGGGCCTACACGCTCGCCACCGTGCTCGGGCAGTGGGCGGCGGGGGTGCGCGGCGCCCACTGGAGCCTCGAGGGGCGTGACTGGCACCCGGCCTTCTCGTCGGCGCGGGTGCGCGCGCGGCTCTCGGAGCGGCTCGTTCCTGGCGCGGTGATCGTGCTGCACGACGCGGGGCCGGGGGGACCGACGACGGTGGAGACGCTGCCGGGCCTGCTGGCGGAACTGCGGGAGCGCGGTTACCGCTCGGTTCCGCTGAGTGAGCTTCCCGGCGCCGCGCCGCAGCGCTGGTCCGACCTCCGGCGCCGCGCCTTCATCCGCCTCGACGCGGCCTTCGACCGGCTGGGGGGGGTGCGTTTCGCGGGCGGGCGGCGCGACAACCTCTTCCGCATCGCGCGGGTGCCCTTTCCGCTGGACGGGGTGAAGCTCGGGGACGGAGGCGGGCTGCGGCGCGGCGCCCCGGCCCTCGAATTCCATGTCAACAACCCGCTGCTCGTCGATCTCGGACCGCGGGCGTCGGTGCTTCAGGCCCGGCGGAGCGACTTCCCGGTGGTGGCCCGCGAACTCCAGACCCGTCCCGAGCTGGCCGACGTGGAGGCGGTGTTCTGTCTCTCGGCGCTCTCGCCGCTGCTGGGGCTGCTGGGCTTCGAGAACCTCGACCTGCCGCCCGCCTACACCCGCCGCCTCCAGCGCTGGGCCGGCGTGCTGCGCTTTGCGTATGGCAGCGCTGCGCGCGCCCAGGCCCCCAGGCTCAGCGTGCTCAGCCGCGCCGAATTCCTGTGGCGCTACGGGCCACCTCTGGAGGACCCGCCCGGCGCGTACACTGCCCAGCGGTGA
- the fabZ gene encoding 3-hydroxyacyl-ACP dehydratase FabZ, with protein MSPLMIQEVLATLPHRFPFVLIDRVLEYGNGEVHAIKNVTIGEPFFSGHFPAEPVMPGVLITEALAQASMFCLREGLEPGQIGYLAGVDGARFKRKVVPGDQLHLYARLDFLRRGLGKTVCRAEVDGGVVAEATILFAIGK; from the coding sequence ATGTCCCCGCTGATGATCCAGGAGGTGCTGGCGACGCTGCCGCACCGCTTTCCTTTCGTGCTGATCGACCGCGTGCTCGAGTACGGCAACGGCGAGGTCCACGCGATCAAGAACGTGACCATCGGCGAGCCCTTTTTCAGCGGGCACTTCCCCGCAGAACCCGTGATGCCGGGCGTCCTGATCACCGAGGCGCTCGCGCAGGCGAGCATGTTCTGTCTGCGCGAGGGGCTGGAACCGGGGCAGATCGGGTACCTCGCCGGGGTGGACGGCGCGCGCTTCAAGCGCAAGGTGGTGCCGGGCGATCAGCTGCACCTCTACGCCCGGCTCGACTTTCTGCGCCGGGGCCTGGGCAAGACGGTCTGCCGCGCCGAGGTGGACGGCGGGGTCGTGGCGGAGGCGACCATCCTCTTTGCCATTGGCAAGTGA
- a CDS encoding glycosyltransferase family 2 protein has protein sequence MSAGLPSEPVAVVIPAYNEEGTVGDVVRVALTLSSDVVVASDGSVDRTAQVAREAGARVVELTTNGGKGPALYAALRATPAEYVVMLDADLTGLTREHLDLLLRPVLAGELDMSIGVFEGGGFVTDWGNKLTPHLSGQRACRRAWLLGVPGLNAERWPEPAITAHLKASQARWAYVELPQVAQVVKEKKRGFWAGAGARTRMYAQLLTYRARRKKGTP, from the coding sequence ATGAGTGCTGGTCTTCCCTCTGAGCCGGTCGCTGTCGTGATTCCCGCCTACAACGAGGAAGGCACGGTGGGGGATGTGGTGCGGGTGGCGCTGACCCTGAGCAGCGACGTCGTGGTCGCCTCCGACGGCAGTGTGGACCGCACGGCGCAGGTGGCGCGCGAGGCGGGCGCGCGGGTGGTGGAGCTGACGACCAACGGCGGCAAGGGGCCGGCCCTCTATGCGGCGCTGCGGGCCACGCCCGCCGAGTATGTGGTGATGCTCGACGCCGACCTGACCGGGCTGACGCGCGAACACCTCGACCTGCTGCTGCGCCCGGTGCTGGCCGGCGAGCTCGACATGAGCATCGGGGTATTCGAGGGAGGCGGCTTCGTCACCGACTGGGGCAACAAGCTCACGCCGCACCTGAGCGGGCAGCGCGCGTGCCGGCGTGCCTGGCTGCTCGGGGTGCCGGGCCTGAACGCCGAGCGCTGGCCCGAGCCGGCCATCACCGCCCACCTCAAGGCGAGCCAGGCGCGCTGGGCCTATGTCGAGCTCCCGCAGGTGGCGCAGGTCGTCAAGGAGAAAAAGCGCGGCTTCTGGGCGGGCGCCGGGGCGCGCACCCGCATGTACGCTCAGCTCCTGACCTACCGCGCGCGGCGCAAGAAGGGCACCCCATGA
- a CDS encoding LptF/LptG family permease: protein MSRLTRYATRELLPPLLAGTLLFTAILSFGYFFISSQWLTGVPVSLIGRWIASQLPDTLVKVFPMAVVLMTVVAFGRMSTERELIAVQAGGISLGRVTRPAAVIGLLVTALSVWLSLWVAPRANVETRGLYWDALTGAGLSQLVGKTVDLGGGLTLAMQGYDAGKRELQGVRVEQWDKADPRAGTLIFAERGTFEDNRLSLSGYSVYKVNYGAVAALSAVPEGNPAAFEEAVQNVFPLVQVPQDPAAALNLDTGKSRKQTIASFADAIGADAQGWPELITALTAPGAEAAERAQARLTLNRKLALPFANLVLVLAALPFALRFGRTLGVSLGVALLIAVAYYLLFAVGLALAGLVPGLPEVAVWLANVVFALGGLWLLRRA, encoded by the coding sequence ATGAGCCGCCTGACCCGTTACGCCACGCGCGAGCTGCTGCCGCCGCTGCTCGCCGGAACGCTGCTGTTCACGGCGATTCTGAGCTTCGGGTATTTCTTTATCTCCAGCCAGTGGCTCACGGGGGTGCCGGTCAGCCTGATTGGGCGCTGGATCGCTTCGCAACTGCCCGACACGCTCGTCAAGGTCTTTCCGATGGCGGTCGTGCTGATGACGGTGGTGGCCTTCGGGCGCATGAGCACCGAGCGCGAACTGATCGCGGTGCAGGCGGGCGGCATCAGCCTCGGGCGCGTCACCCGGCCCGCCGCCGTGATCGGCCTGCTGGTGACGGCGTTGAGCGTGTGGCTGAGCCTGTGGGTGGCGCCGCGGGCCAACGTCGAGACGCGCGGGCTGTACTGGGACGCCCTGACCGGTGCCGGGCTCTCGCAGCTCGTCGGCAAGACGGTGGACCTCGGCGGCGGACTGACCCTCGCGATGCAGGGCTACGACGCCGGGAAGCGCGAACTTCAGGGCGTCCGGGTCGAGCAGTGGGACAAGGCCGATCCGCGCGCCGGTACCCTGATTTTCGCCGAGCGCGGCACCTTCGAGGACAACCGGCTCAGTCTGAGCGGTTATTCGGTCTACAAGGTGAATTACGGAGCGGTGGCGGCGTTGTCCGCGGTGCCGGAAGGAAACCCGGCCGCGTTTGAAGAAGCGGTTCAGAACGTCTTTCCGCTCGTGCAGGTGCCGCAGGACCCCGCAGCGGCGCTCAATCTCGATACCGGCAAGTCGCGCAAGCAGACCATCGCCAGTTTCGCCGACGCCATCGGTGCCGACGCGCAGGGCTGGCCCGAGCTGATCACCGCGCTCACCGCGCCGGGGGCGGAAGCCGCTGAGCGGGCGCAGGCCCGTCTGACGCTCAACCGCAAGCTCGCGCTGCCCTTCGCCAACCTCGTGCTTGTGCTTGCCGCACTGCCGTTCGCGCTGCGCTTCGGGCGCACGCTGGGGGTCAGCCTGGGGGTGGCCCTCCTGATCGCGGTGGCGTACTACCTCCTCTTCGCGGTGGGGCTCGCCCTCGCGGGCCTGGTGCCGGGGCTGCCTGAGGTCGCCGTCTGGCTCGCCAACGTCGTCTTTGCGCTGGGGGGACTGTGGCTGCTGCGCCGGGCCTAG
- a CDS encoding MGDG synthase family glycosyltransferase, with amino-acid sequence MRALIVSASFGSGHHQANTALDQALCARGVDLQARHADTLEYLSGLERTVIAGTYELWLRYLPGMYRAFYRWTDRPGAPTAQAFGRLGLRSMRRDVREVRPEVVISSYPTPTVLSDHARQVEGLRYLNVLVVTDYRVHQHWARPEAELLCVATEAARGQMVQAGIAPERVVVTGIPIAPVYGQLRGADRAALRGRHGLRPDLPLILLSGGGGGHYRARDRVLAELANLGERVQVLVPVGQGPPGVTQEGGATVHRLGFTRDFPELLAASDLVVGKAGGLTVAEATTLGVPLVVHAPIPGQEEHNAELLERAGAGLWARELPELRRAVRRALDPGEHAQLRARALAFGVPDAADRVAGAILRQLGRCSGEEQAGGPHG; translated from the coding sequence CTGCGCGCCCTGATCGTCTCGGCGTCGTTCGGCAGCGGGCATCACCAGGCGAATACAGCGCTCGATCAAGCGCTGTGCGCGCGGGGCGTGGACCTCCAGGCCCGGCACGCCGACACCCTCGAATACCTCTCGGGGCTGGAACGCACCGTGATCGCCGGAACCTACGAGCTGTGGCTGCGCTACCTGCCGGGCATGTACCGGGCCTTTTACCGCTGGACCGACCGCCCGGGGGCCCCCACCGCCCAGGCCTTCGGGCGACTCGGCCTGCGGTCGATGCGGCGCGACGTGCGTGAGGTGCGCCCCGAGGTGGTGATCAGTTCCTACCCGACGCCCACGGTGCTCTCGGACCACGCGCGGCAGGTCGAGGGGCTGCGTTACCTCAACGTGCTCGTCGTCACCGACTACCGCGTTCATCAGCACTGGGCACGGCCCGAGGCCGAGCTGCTGTGCGTCGCTACTGAGGCCGCCCGGGGACAGATGGTGCAAGCCGGCATCGCCCCGGAGCGGGTGGTGGTGACCGGCATCCCGATTGCGCCGGTCTACGGACAGTTGCGCGGCGCGGACCGCGCGGCCCTGCGCGGGCGCCACGGCCTGCGCCCCGATCTTCCCCTGATCCTGCTCTCGGGCGGCGGCGGCGGGCACTACCGGGCACGGGACCGGGTACTCGCGGAGCTCGCGAATCTCGGCGAGCGGGTGCAGGTGCTGGTGCCGGTGGGCCAGGGGCCGCCCGGCGTCACCCAGGAGGGCGGCGCGACCGTGCACCGGCTGGGCTTTACCCGCGACTTTCCCGAGCTGCTCGCGGCCTCGGACCTCGTGGTGGGCAAGGCGGGGGGCCTCACCGTCGCCGAGGCCACCACGCTCGGGGTGCCGCTCGTGGTCCACGCGCCGATTCCCGGGCAGGAGGAGCACAACGCCGAGCTGCTCGAGCGTGCCGGGGCCGGCCTCTGGGCGCGCGAACTCCCGGAGCTGCGCCGCGCGGTGCGCCGGGCCCTCGACCCCGGGGAGCACGCGCAGCTGCGCGCGCGGGCGCTCGCCTTCGGGGTGCCGGACGCGGCGGACCGGGTGGCGGGCGCGATTCTGCGCCAGCTCGGGCGCTGCAGCGGAGAGGAGCAAGCGGGTGGGCCACATGGGTAG
- a CDS encoding TetR/AcrR family transcriptional regulator codes for MKVDRQEQDEARRARIARAAFELFARTGLERVSAQDIARAAFVSRTNLYRYFPSKTHMLLAHFEHTVHDTRAEALRRLSGGAAPQAVWQLVTGRMADLGVRYRHLVGAVGQAVLGRAGPGEKSAVTLAPGLLRGAGQPEVRTAQTLVGLVEPVLSAMRTQGRLRPDADTRFLAALLVDACLMSLLHGGHRDQREVLRDWQDRFSLLMHGALAPGATLESGEPAPPAGSVPPPGAVGGRSTLEEGAFPASPARAQDRPADATIP; via the coding sequence ATGAAGGTGGACCGCCAAGAACAGGACGAGGCCCGGCGCGCGCGCATTGCCCGCGCCGCCTTCGAGCTGTTCGCGCGGACCGGTCTGGAGCGGGTGAGCGCGCAGGACATCGCGCGCGCGGCGTTCGTGAGCCGCACCAACCTCTACCGCTACTTCCCGAGCAAGACCCACATGCTGCTCGCGCATTTCGAGCACACGGTCCACGATACCCGCGCCGAGGCGCTGCGGCGCCTGAGCGGCGGGGCCGCGCCGCAGGCGGTATGGCAGCTCGTGACCGGGCGCATGGCGGACCTCGGCGTGCGCTACCGCCACCTCGTCGGCGCGGTGGGGCAGGCGGTGCTCGGGCGCGCGGGGCCAGGCGAGAAGTCGGCGGTGACGCTGGCCCCCGGTCTCCTGCGCGGCGCGGGCCAGCCGGAGGTCCGCACGGCCCAGACCCTCGTCGGACTCGTCGAGCCGGTGCTCAGCGCCATGCGGACGCAGGGACGGCTGCGGCCTGACGCCGACACCCGTTTTCTCGCTGCCCTCCTCGTGGACGCCTGCCTGATGTCGCTGCTGCACGGCGGGCACCGCGACCAGCGTGAGGTGCTGCGCGACTGGCAGGACCGGTTCTCGCTGCTGATGCACGGCGCCCTCGCACCCGGGGCCACGCTGGAATCCGGCGAGCCGGCGCCCCCCGCGGGCAGCGTGCCCCCGCCCGGCGCCGTGGGGGGCCGCTCCACCCTGGAGGAAGGCGCTTTCCCGGCCAGCCCAGCACGCGCCCAGGACCGCCCGGCAGACGCCACCATCCCTTAG
- a CDS encoding polysaccharide deacetylase family protein — MGPNSGRRLLGLLALAALLAEVLGRAAGLGALGPGDGAARRVALTFDDGPSERTPELLAVLERFGARGTFFVLEPACAAFPGHLAALRSGGHQVEAHGRRHRHALTLWPWQEWAQVRWHPGGGGLYRPPYGGHSPLTRLLACLAGRKVALWDVEGRDWTGGDAEALARQTLERVRPGSVVLLHDGPEVTPALLECLLAGLPGRGLEAVRLSDLPPRRIGWRVGLRRLRQSYGLGQRDRLDVGRL, encoded by the coding sequence GTGGGCCCTAACTCTGGACGGCGTCTGCTCGGGCTGCTTGCGCTCGCCGCGTTGCTCGCCGAGGTGCTGGGGCGGGCCGCCGGGCTCGGCGCTCTAGGACCGGGCGACGGGGCGGCGCGGCGGGTGGCGCTGACCTTCGACGACGGCCCCTCGGAGCGTACCCCGGAGCTGCTCGCCGTGCTGGAGCGCTTCGGCGCCCGCGGCACCTTCTTCGTCCTGGAGCCCGCCTGCGCCGCCTTTCCCGGACACCTCGCCGCGCTGCGTTCGGGCGGGCATCAGGTCGAGGCGCACGGGCGAAGGCACCGGCACGCCCTGACGCTCTGGCCCTGGCAGGAGTGGGCTCAGGTGCGCTGGCATCCGGGCGGGGGAGGGCTCTACCGCCCCCCCTACGGCGGCCACAGTCCGCTGACCCGCCTCCTTGCCTGCCTCGCCGGGCGCAAGGTGGCGCTGTGGGACGTGGAGGGCCGCGACTGGACGGGCGGCGACGCCGAGGCCCTCGCCCGGCAGACCCTGGAGCGCGTCAGGCCCGGCAGCGTCGTGCTGCTTCACGACGGCCCGGAGGTCACGCCCGCCCTGCTTGAATGCCTGCTCGCCGGCCTGCCGGGGCGCGGGCTGGAAGCCGTGCGCCTGAGTGACCTGCCTCCCCGGCGCATCGGCTGGCGCGTGGGGCTGCGGCGGCTGCGTCAGAGCTACGGCCTGGGCCAGCGGGACCGCCTGGACGTGGGGAGGCTCTAG
- the hpf gene encoding ribosome hibernation-promoting factor, HPF/YfiA family, whose protein sequence is MHIYQLSGRNVEVTDAMREYVEEKLSRLDRYNDQITNARVTLTVRDVRNAERRNRVEVQLNVPSGIIRAEEHHADMYAAIDRASDVLERQLRKFKTRYMKQRQEAPPVPVPGPAETAVDSGLDDDFAPEIVRQKRFDLRPMTPEDAVVQMEALDHDFYVFKNLGGQTGVVYRRRDGHYGLIESN, encoded by the coding sequence GTGCATATCTATCAGCTCTCTGGCCGCAATGTCGAAGTGACCGACGCGATGCGCGAGTATGTCGAGGAAAAGCTTTCCCGGCTCGACCGCTACAACGACCAGATCACCAATGCCCGCGTGACCCTGACGGTGCGCGACGTCCGTAACGCCGAGCGTCGCAACCGCGTCGAGGTGCAGCTCAACGTGCCGAGCGGCATCATCCGGGCCGAGGAGCACCACGCCGACATGTACGCGGCGATCGACCGCGCCTCGGACGTGCTCGAGCGCCAGCTGCGCAAGTTCAAGACCCGCTACATGAAGCAGCGCCAGGAAGCGCCCCCCGTGCCTGTGCCCGGCCCCGCCGAAACCGCCGTGGACAGCGGGCTCGACGACGACTTCGCCCCCGAGATCGTGCGCCAGAAGCGCTTCGACCTGCGCCCGATGACCCCCGAAGACGCCGTGGTGCAGATGGAAGCCCTCGACCACGACTTCTACGTCTTCAAGAACCTGGGGGGTCAGACCGGCGTGGTCTACCGCCGCCGGGACGGGCATTACGGACTGATCGAATCGAACTGA
- a CDS encoding class I SAM-dependent methyltransferase: MNYDDLAAIYDQQYDSYRSDLHFYAGLAGGVGGRVLELGAGTGRVTAFLTRRGVPVVGLEPSREMRARAQARSEREGLSLNLVAGDMQSFALGESFGLIIAPFNALMHLYAPSEQLQALENIRAHLAPGGTFAFDLYVPRFGALGTLRHEGETFHAPDGSRTDLFLLQRHDPPRQLITTEYFVDTALPTGELRRTFHTLTQRYYTRFEVEWLLRCAGFGAPRVTGSFQGGPLTEGSEVMIFQAQASAGRGGSQGL, translated from the coding sequence GTGAATTACGACGACCTCGCGGCCATCTATGACCAGCAGTACGACAGCTACCGGAGCGACCTGCATTTTTACGCGGGCCTCGCGGGGGGTGTGGGCGGGCGGGTGCTTGAACTCGGCGCCGGCACCGGGCGGGTCACCGCCTTCCTGACCCGGCGCGGGGTGCCCGTCGTCGGCTTGGAGCCCAGCCGCGAGATGCGCGCGCGGGCGCAGGCCCGCTCGGAGCGCGAGGGGTTGAGCCTCAACCTCGTGGCGGGCGACATGCAGAGCTTCGCGCTGGGGGAGAGCTTTGGGCTGATCATCGCGCCCTTTAACGCCCTGATGCACCTGTATGCGCCGTCCGAGCAGCTTCAGGCCCTGGAGAACATTCGCGCCCACCTCGCCCCGGGAGGCACCTTCGCCTTCGACCTCTATGTGCCGCGCTTCGGCGCGCTCGGAACGCTGCGGCACGAGGGCGAGACCTTCCATGCGCCGGACGGCTCACGCACTGACCTGTTCCTGCTTCAGCGCCACGACCCGCCCCGGCAATTGATCACCACCGAGTATTTCGTGGACACTGCGCTGCCCACCGGCGAACTGCGCCGCACCTTCCACACCCTGACCCAGCGCTACTACACCCGCTTCGAGGTCGAGTGGCTGCTGCGCTGCGCGGGCTTCGGGGCGCCGCGCGTCACCGGTAGCTTTCAGGGCGGCCCGCTCACCGAGGGCAGTGAGGTGATGATCTTCCAGGCGCAGGCGAGTGCGGGCCGAGGCGGCAGCCAGGGCCTTTGA
- the scpA gene encoding methylmalonyl-CoA mutase, with translation MADLSAWKALASKDLKGGDPESLNRQTPEGLTLKALYTRDDLPPGGAADTLPGLPPFTRGPRATMYAARPWTIRQYAGFSTAEESNAFYRRNLAAGQKGLSVAFDLATHRGYDSDHPRVVGDVGKAGVAIDSVEDMKILFDGIPLREMSVSMTMNGAVLPILAGYIVAGLEQGAKLDELSGTIQNDILKEFMVRNTYIYPPEPSMRIIADIIEYTAQNMPRFNSISISGYHIQEAGANAALELAYTLADGREYVQAALNKGLSIDDFAGRLSFFFGIGMNFYTEVAKLRAARLLWSEIVEEFGPQKPMSKALRTHCQTSGWSLTEQDAYNNVVRTTIEAMAAVFGGTQSLHTNAFDEAIGLPTDFSARIARNTQLVLQEETGITDVIDPWGGSYLMERLTADLADKARELMKEVEGLGGMAKAIESGIPKLRIEESAARKQARIDRGEDVIVGVNKYRPTQETPIDVLDIDNAAVRESQLARLKKVRAERDPEAVTRALDALTECARSGAGNLLALSVEAMRARATLGEVSDALEKVWGRHAAEIKTLSGVYAAGYEGDEGFAALQGEIEAFAEKEGRRPRMLVVKMGQDGHDRGAKVIATGFADLGFDVDVGPLFQTPEEAARQAIENDVHVVGVSSQAAGHKTLVPQLIAALRAEGAGDIKVVVGGVIPQQDYPALREAGAAGIFGPGTPILHSAREVLGILRGAPATA, from the coding sequence ATGGCTGATCTGAGTGCGTGGAAAGCCCTCGCAAGCAAGGATCTCAAGGGGGGCGATCCCGAGTCCCTCAACCGACAGACCCCCGAGGGCCTGACCCTCAAGGCGCTCTACACCCGGGACGACCTCCCGCCCGGCGGCGCCGCCGACACCCTGCCCGGCCTGCCGCCCTTCACCCGTGGCCCGCGCGCCACCATGTACGCCGCGCGGCCCTGGACCATCCGGCAGTACGCGGGCTTCTCGACGGCGGAAGAGTCCAACGCCTTTTACCGCCGCAACCTCGCGGCCGGGCAAAAGGGCCTATCTGTCGCGTTTGACCTCGCCACCCACCGGGGCTACGACTCCGACCACCCGCGCGTGGTGGGCGACGTGGGCAAGGCGGGCGTGGCGATCGACTCCGTCGAGGACATGAAGATCCTCTTCGACGGCATTCCGCTGAGAGAGATGTCGGTCTCGATGACGATGAACGGCGCCGTGCTGCCGATCCTCGCGGGCTACATCGTGGCGGGATTGGAGCAGGGAGCGAAACTCGATGAACTCTCGGGGACGATTCAGAACGACATCCTCAAAGAGTTCATGGTGCGCAACACCTACATCTACCCGCCCGAACCGAGTATGCGGATCATCGCCGACATCATCGAGTACACCGCGCAAAACATGCCGCGCTTCAACTCGATTTCGATCTCGGGCTACCACATCCAGGAGGCGGGGGCCAACGCCGCCCTCGAACTCGCCTACACCCTCGCCGACGGCAGGGAGTACGTACAGGCCGCGCTGAACAAGGGCCTGAGCATCGACGACTTCGCCGGAAGACTCAGCTTCTTCTTCGGCATCGGCATGAATTTCTACACCGAAGTCGCCAAGCTGCGCGCCGCCCGGCTGCTGTGGAGCGAGATCGTGGAGGAGTTCGGGCCGCAAAAGCCGATGAGCAAGGCCCTGCGGACCCACTGCCAGACCTCGGGCTGGTCCCTGACCGAGCAGGACGCCTACAACAACGTCGTCCGCACCACCATCGAGGCGATGGCGGCGGTCTTCGGCGGCACCCAGAGCCTGCACACCAATGCGTTTGACGAAGCCATCGGCCTGCCCACCGACTTCTCGGCCCGCATCGCGCGCAATACGCAGCTCGTCTTGCAGGAGGAAACCGGCATCACCGATGTGATCGACCCCTGGGGCGGCTCCTACCTGATGGAGAGATTGACCGCCGACCTCGCCGACAAGGCCCGCGAACTGATGAAGGAAGTCGAGGGCCTGGGCGGCATGGCGAAGGCCATCGAGAGCGGCATTCCCAAGCTCAGGATCGAGGAGTCGGCGGCCCGCAAGCAGGCGCGGATCGACCGGGGCGAAGACGTGATCGTGGGCGTCAACAAGTACCGACCGACCCAGGAGACGCCCATCGATGTGCTCGACATCGACAACGCCGCCGTGCGCGAGTCGCAGCTCGCCCGCCTGAAGAAGGTGAGGGCCGAGCGCGACCCGGAGGCCGTCACACGCGCCCTGGACGCCCTGACCGAGTGCGCTCGCAGCGGCGCGGGCAACCTGCTCGCCCTGAGCGTCGAGGCGATGCGGGCGCGCGCCACCCTCGGTGAGGTCAGCGACGCGCTGGAGAAGGTCTGGGGCCGCCACGCCGCCGAGATCAAGACCTTATCGGGCGTGTACGCCGCCGGCTACGAGGGCGACGAGGGCTTCGCCGCGCTGCAAGGCGAGATCGAGGCTTTCGCGGAGAAAGAAGGCCGGCGCCCGCGCATGCTCGTTGTCAAGATGGGCCAGGACGGGCACGACCGGGGCGCCAAGGTGATCGCCACCGGCTTTGCCGACCTCGGTTTCGACGTGGACGTGGGGCCGCTGTTCCAGACGCCGGAGGAAGCCGCGCGGCAGGCCATCGAGAACGACGTGCATGTCGTCGGCGTGAGCAGCCAGGCCGCCGGTCACAAGACGCTCGTGCCGCAGCTGATCGCGGCGCTGCGGGCAGAGGGCGCAGGCGACATCAAGGTGGTGGTGGGCGGCGTGATTCCGCAGCAGGACTACCCGGCGCTGCGTGAGGCGGGCGCGGCGGGCATTTTCGGCCCCGGCACGCCAATCCTGCACTCGGCGCGCGAGGTGCTGGGGATTTTGCGAGGGGCGCCAGCAACGGCGTGA